In Caloramator sp. E03, the sequence CATCTTATAGTTAAAAATAGTACAGCGGGAATTGGAGAGTTTGCTAATTTTATAGTAGGCTTTGCAATGGTATTTACTGCTGGGGTAATATATAAGAAGAATAAAACAAAAAAAGGAGCTGTTTTTTCTTTAATATGTGGAACTGTAGCTATGGCTATCATAGCATCTCTTGGAAATTATTTCATATTTCTTCCTCTCTATGAGAAAGTATTAATGTTTCCAATAAAAGCTGTTGTTGGTATAGCTTCAAAGGTAAATAAAAATGTAAAGGATATAAATACTCTTATAATATATAGTATATTACCTTTTAATATTTTAAAAGGAATAATAGTATCTTTAATAACTTTACTTGTTTATAAAAAAGTGTCACCAATACTACACAAATAAATTTAGCTTAATTATAGGATTAGTTTATCTCAGCTCATAGCTTTTTAAATGGCTATGAGCAAAATTTTTTGTATGTAGGTTAATAAAACCTTAAAGTAATAGATAACTCTTTTGATATTTGAAATAATTTATCGTTAATAAATCATTAGCTAAAATATATTAAAAAAATTAAATTTTATATTTAATTTAATATTTCTGAAATTTTCAACAATCTATTGACGATTTTGATTATTTTGTTATAAAATATATATGAAAACAATTTCATGATAACGTATTCATTGATAAGAGGTGTTGAAATGGCAACTATTAAAGACGTGGCAAAGCGCTCAGGGGTATCGGTTGCAACAGTATCAAGAGTATTAAATAATACAGCTCCTGTAAATTATAAAACTAAAGAAACAATTATGAAGGCAATAGAAGAACTGAATTATAAGCCTAATATCATTGCTCAAGGAATGAGAACGAAAAAGTCAAAGACAATAGGGATTACAATACCTGATTATATAAACCCTTTCTATTATGAACTTTTTAAATATATAGAAGATGCAGCAAAGAAAGAAGGATACCATGTAATAGTATCTTCAACTGGTGAAGATATAAATGAAGATATAAATTGTATAGATGATTTGATAAATAGAAACATTGATGGATTGATAATTTGTACCTATAGAGGGGATAAAGAAACTATTAAATATTTGCTTGAGCTTTCAAAAAAAATTCCAATAATATTTATGGATAATTTGCAATTAGATAAGCCTGTAAATTCTGTCTATACTGATGGATACAAGGGAATGAAAGAAATTACAAAACATTTAATATCACTTGGCCACAAAAATATTGGTTTTGTAAAATCAATTGCAAAATATAAAGTAGCGAATGATAGGTTTTATGGGTATAAAGATGCACTAATTGAGGCAGGAATAGAATTTAGGGATGAATTAGTTTATGAGGGAAATTATCATATTCAAAGTGGATATGAGGCAGCAAAATATTTTTTTACAGATAAAAAATTAAACCCTTCTGCAATAGTATCGTCAACAGATTTAATGGCAATAGGAGCAATGAATTATATAAAGACAATTGGTCTTAGAATACCTGAAGATGTAGCAATTGCAGGTTTTGATGATATATATATGTCTAGATTAATTTCTCCTCCACTTACTACTTATAGACAGCCTATTGAAGAGATAGCAAAAGAAGCAATTAATCTTTTTATAAATAAAGTTAATCATCCAAATGCAAAAAATAGAACAATTGTATTAAACGGGGAGATGGTAATTAGACGTTCAACTGATATATTAAGAAATGAAATAGAGAGAATATAATTTATATGGATTTAAGGCTGTGTCTTAG encodes:
- a CDS encoding ECF transporter S component is translated as MTHKKISSLIKISVLSAMAFILMFLEFPLPMFPDFLKIDISDIPALFAAFSIGPFAGVLVEFIKNLLHLIVKNSTAGIGEFANFIVGFAMVFTAGVIYKKNKTKKGAVFSLICGTVAMAIIASLGNYFIFLPLYEKVLMFPIKAVVGIASKVNKNVKDINTLIIYSILPFNILKGIIVSLITLLVYKKVSPILHK
- a CDS encoding LacI family DNA-binding transcriptional regulator, whose product is MATIKDVAKRSGVSVATVSRVLNNTAPVNYKTKETIMKAIEELNYKPNIIAQGMRTKKSKTIGITIPDYINPFYYELFKYIEDAAKKEGYHVIVSSTGEDINEDINCIDDLINRNIDGLIICTYRGDKETIKYLLELSKKIPIIFMDNLQLDKPVNSVYTDGYKGMKEITKHLISLGHKNIGFVKSIAKYKVANDRFYGYKDALIEAGIEFRDELVYEGNYHIQSGYEAAKYFFTDKKLNPSAIVSSTDLMAIGAMNYIKTIGLRIPEDVAIAGFDDIYMSRLISPPLTTYRQPIEEIAKEAINLFINKVNHPNAKNRTIVLNGEMVIRRSTDILRNEIERI